GCTCTTTTTCCGGAACATCCTTCAGATACTCATACTGAGCAAGGAGGGCGTCAAGAAGCGCTCGGGGTGTCGGTGTGCCTTGGCTGGACGCATTTTCTATACTCATTCTTTTATTATACTCATTTTGAAAAATTATTTCTCGCTATTTGACCCTCGTCGCTTTTGTTTTGCAAAGCAAAAAACCGCCCCAAGAAATTACAGAGCGGTTTTTTGCTTGAGTAAACAGTTGAGAAGACTATTTTACTGCTTCTTTAAGAGCCTTAGCTGCGCGGAATTTTGGAACTTTCATAGCTGCAACCTGGATTGATTCCCCAGTTCGAGGATTTCGAGCCTGTCTTGCTGCTCGCTGTTTTACTGAAAAGATACCAAGACCTGCGATAGATACCTCGTCTCCTTTCTTGAGAGAGCTGACAATGCAATCAAGCATTGTGTCTACAAGCTGTTCTGCCT
The nucleotide sequence above comes from Candidatus Paceibacterota bacterium. Encoded proteins:
- a CDS encoding HU family DNA-binding protein — encoded protein: MNKAGIVDAVHSKLGTTKVQAEQLVDTMLDCIVSSLKKGDEVSIAGLGIFSVKQRAARQARNPRTGESIQVAAMKVPKFRAAKALKEAVK